From the Salarias fasciatus chromosome 16, fSalaFa1.1, whole genome shotgun sequence genome, one window contains:
- the xirp2b gene encoding xin actin-binding repeat-containing protein 2: MPGRRVTSPNTGPPSLTYRSRAGATACVCSRARQDELARAATLGGGLSPRRQLPEYADERGIWIHSVDSEVVPLAHCEAASPAVSKQADNTIPSRVMEESEVCSLPGGLASVRKQFETQETATSHSVTQFQFHHRAVQESSSSEVTVSSSRQVIPGSQQLNFNQEAMMSYSENNLSSSYENHQDETEEEFPRYTTKELRDRFERTIEEAAPQKPIKCGRDINRSKWSSSVTQNNTVTSDVCETSAAEATQDTMATVMDFEDFPPPPADDSDYLPPPPPDLLQMPPDTDVHPEFRYSPEPPAPVNTSKYPVNREAYFKQRSMYELKRLYKHIHPEVRKNIEKECYIDYNESDANHKETQEYMYEDDGLNPDDVDDEENGEWEEILPGDVQAMRWMFENKPLDTIKDDIPDDSEDDKKIIQQEMILGKDVRRTAWMFETKPMDTLGSQNINSTEYKNKFNKFDKGDVRAAAWLFETQTMDTLNKMHTEEDLTKEIVFTEEDGNATIYMIDNKVMESLGHTETIDESHLLSLRSVLEEINGEMKTVTSTFDTQFKCIIMGQSSQMLEIKSVRKIETELENSIASRWLFDTQPLDMTNREPTALKLVCSLSMEDSNKGDWARWLFEIKTINSLSEWETSQMEKKEIVGADVRKHCLVFETQPMDSLKDDSNAKPQSIEDVIGGNVRSARNFFESSPQVARKNLADVGKLKKAALNEEMKGDVRHQKWRFESQPLEHIREEKKEIIRTVNVEDDLTQEDGTSCKADVRKNCWVFETQPMDTLKDDSNTPPLTKEEIIAGNVRSARHYFETIPSDELKELAEVGKLKKTVALNEEKGDVRHQKWRFESHPLEHIREEKKEVIRTIDLEEIDKVDVSNYKQIFESTDVSMRDESQKIVIEGVTSGAVKSNKNLFESTPLYAMQDSSGHFHEVKTVRREEVVKGDVTTCKWMFETRPIDQFDQSIDKYQVIQGISKQEVESGDVKTAKWLFETQPLDAIKYFSNIEDEEVVEKSKNVDVMKGDVKTCKWLFETKPMDVLYERVELKGENEVEEMHKGDVKTCTWLFETQALDTIHDETETVLRTCTVKQEDISGKDVRMACFLFETEKLENLVGEEADSFKRVTEIDIASGDVSRMKYIFENQTSDIMTSTSEESMQKLKRVQTEDIQRGNVVNCKWLFENQSIDTIRDSQEESVSSRTVNDVQGGDVNKGRFIFETCSLDKIHEVTSEMDMIRTGRITCDEEEKGDVRNYTMMFETQPLYAIQDKEGHYHEVTTVTSEEVTRGDVVGTRWLFETKPLDAIKDTDEVYIIKSVTQQDVQKGDVMSAKWKFETQPLDRIAEEKRPLTKTVEDIQGGNVKMNKHRFESDNSSQGSVKTVNVSEIQKGDVRTAKWRFETQSIDKIRSMSSENLIETVKKEEVAKGDVKQSVWLFEKNPLDHIKETDEEENTAAPQEEIPKADVKTTTWLFETTPLNDFNETKIERTEILGKSVKGTLEELYSQKMVKSKGILIETDEIGDVRMAKYQLMNKEAPEIQREEVIRGDLQTIMMNLLNRQERKEQQIVIDSEEKGNISSTVQQLFSQERSSSIDREEVLRGDIQEAINNLFTEDSSAKHGILIQEDERGDVQMTIYSLMNQQDNVNVEKEDIVKGDIRSALKRLSSEDKPDQTVKIRVDDAEKGNVNFYSTCIESGALDYLKQLHLGPDETPSDNPNKMEIVGGDIKGTKLILGRNQTQIERTVEDVIPGDVHNAVKVFMTEPALSLEGLQKEEIVKGDLRAALNSLSESVNQTVVLEKEEVVKGNIPKALRCLERAQRQYKEVEKPDIVPGNIKGALRSLEKSSTSRVEAAVEDLVPGDVKATLKSLELAKKAVREVEKEEIIRGDIHTAMQSLHDASSERRVCQQEVDVQGDVRGTIQLLMDAPASPKLQRSSSFEEEVKGDVKMSIKSLYETQEQVQLDKEEVIKGNVKGTIKSLMETAQRVSPKVKLGAYRRTKVKQSPPVKNLNLDAERNVQKIKTAKVVESSRESHSTSNETEINSTNSYTVEQSAQQTVVQHKTITQSHGIKTVKTEFRNLKSNQKGMIKQGKTQVKTDAYILKAQTPEPELPLPPPPPPVTDADLPPPPTPPPPPSADIDQVLPPPPPLTSEQDFLPPPPSQQELESIHPSPAKAKKMTVKKVKGPAVHPVPKLESKVEVCKTQQVEATSEKVVKMSQSQIKTTTQTSKAIPYEIPPPSPSPQPLKKVYISPVKFTPPPSPPPFMRGKMTKFNTALIKAEEKYRKLREENTPPTTPTPPLAHDSVVSALETLSAKDAQQTRDEKAGLSVHSEFRSSDSSKQVLVSNVNVHQDKVLAGSAMISSAQQQIVANETSKVVSVQKTSTVSTVRQQTHTTTQKSVSVSSKQSAQSAMTDEVQTSISAAKTESIMDDAKMQSNHHKAKGSSKSEDKTEDKTPAEKVKAEAVRMQLPDPASKKETSKENIKEPRSEQSDNKKKTDHSPTKSQESAFNQPVQTETVTANTNGKSGKANQKLKKNNKQEKQAEIKVSSESEKQSASEDYRVEVKETAVVKVIDEPKEVKTDLKPEIKKVTTSPPAASVPAVTVSNAGSQPETQTATKKKKKSKKSKGAVQLLQSKEILMDTKTEATENKKTKSEKTHQAQETVTVSQIHKSMKEEHIQVRREVITTESKDDENSQQQKAVQKHVKGSQKREMTVTQQSAKEPPEESRNVPITVTGESEQNELLKSTTERKEESQRQKVQVLISHISEIQRGSREADSETVKSLLSTIPDWLLTPERKRELLGSVTVSDVQKNEEILSLVWKLAEAELMLLDSETLEKHECESVSEKAASGAAMPRIAKISIGSAKVENQTKRKTSQEKQREEVSLCKSVDLRAPSPLLRMRSPSPTFITIESTRRTDSPQRVTPSPTLLHRPPTPPTPPPRRCDTPTSRLNRITPSPTFDRAENLPRLKDTTAKLSRGVTPPPPLPNQIPEKKSEIVESPPSFHRQIKIESQVVETSGMLIATEKPKKSLSEEARLPDVNNAPAKGEADILKDLNANEIQTEAQIHAASGQTDPGLEETSDSSELSSASVKEKREFYEEARKAEINKIYVRKEPIAIPERLGSDTEECEADNEEREKDELPRADMSSLVNKFESPEEKIYIRKELMPLTERLHSDTENPKCDDEKAHILEQEMPAFDIQAIKNVFELGEQSFSFKEEKTDQEELVSSLTETTADTSKGESPPETEGGSQHGGPLPLQKTGLETVAAKPSAFSETKSITEHFSNVDEFGTKVTGTRTAVTEHSESVSTQRAPFSYADAVKRKAAARRTETYDEDATERLLRNFHETWTESETVFKSLGYTVSEESSQVSHHTEIVSSDSSAEVGALHGVSEESLPDGCADSGQKEVP, from the exons GAGTCGTCAAGCTCCGAGGTGACGGTGTCAAGCAGCAGGCAGGTCATCCCAGGCAGTCAGCAGCTGAATTTCAACCAAGAAGCGATG ATGTCATATAGTGAGAACAATTTGTCATCCAGCTACGAAAACCATCAAGATGAAACAG AAGAGGAGTTTCCCAGATATACCACCAAAGAACTGAGGGATCGCTTTGAGAGAACAATAGAGGAGGCTGCTCCACAAAAACCAATTAAG TGTGGCCGCGACATCAATCGATCAAAGTGGTCCTCCAGTGTGACTCAGAACAACACAGTGACCAGTGATGTGTGTGAAACGTCAGCGGCTGAAGCAACACAAGACACGATGGCCACAGTGATGGATTTCGAGGACTTTCCACCCCCGCCGGCTGATGATTCTGATTATctaccacctccacctccagactTACTTCAAATGCCACCAGACACGGACGTCCACCCAGAGTTCCGCTACTCACCCGAACCTCCAGCACCGGTAAACACATCCAAGTATCCCGTCAACAGAGAGGCGTACTTCAAACAGAGAAGCATGTATGAGCTGAAACGTCTCTACAAGCACATTCATCCTGAGGTTCGCAAGAACATTGAGAAGGAGTGCTACATCGATTACAATGAAAGTGATGCCAACCACAAGGAGACCCAAGAATACATGTATGAGGACGATGGTTTGAATCCTGATGACGTTGATGATGAGGAGAACGGGGAGTGGGAAGAGATTCTCCCCGGGGATGTGCAGGCAATGCGCTGGATGTTTGAAAACAAACCGCTTGACACCATCAAGGACGACATCCCAGATGACAGTGAAGACGACAAGAAGATAATTCAGCAGGAAATGATTCTGGGGAAAGATGTGAGACGGACAGCCTGGATGTTTGAGACCAAGCCAATGGACACGCTCGGCTCGCAAAACATCAACTCGACCGAATATAAGAACAAATTCAATAAATTCGACAAGGGAGACGTTCGAGCTGCAGCCTGGCTGTTCGAAACCCAAACAATGGACACCCTGAACAAAATGCATACAGAAGAGGATTTAACCAAAGAGATAGTTTTCACTGAAGAGGATGGAAATGCCACCATTTACATGATAGATAATAAAGTCATGGAGAGCCTCGGGCACACCGAGACCATTGATGAAAGCCACCTGCTGAGCTTACGGTCGGTGTTAGAGGAAATCAACGGCGAGATGAAAACCGTAACGAGCACTTTTGACACCCAGTTCAAATGCATCATCATGGGTCAGTCGAGCCAGATGCTGGAGATTAAGTCTGTGCGCAAAATTGAAACAGAACTGGAGAACTCCATCGCCTCGCGCTGGCTCTTCGACACTCAACCTCTGGACATGACGAACAGAGAGCCCACTGCTCTGAAGCTTGTGTGCAGCCTTTCTATGGAGGACAGCAATAAGGGAGACTGGGCCAGGTGGCTGTTTGAGATAAAGACAATAAATTCTCTGAGTGAATGGGAAACCTCCCAAATGGAGAAAAAAGAGATCGTTGGGGCTGATGTGCGCAAACACTGCTTAGTGTTTGAAACGCAGCCAATGGATTCCCTGAAAGATGACTCCAACGCCAAACCTCAGTCTATTGAGGATGTTATTGGAGGCAATGTCAGATCTGCAAGGAACTTCTTTGAGAGTAGTCCTCAAGTAGCCCGGAAGAATCTTGCTGACGTAGGGAAGCTCAAAAAGGCAGCactaaatgaagaaatgaaaggaGATGTGAGACACCAGAAGTGGCGCTTTGAGAGTCAACCCCTGGAACACATacgagaggagaagaaggagatcATCCGCACTGTTAATGTCGAGGACGACCTCACACAGGAGGACGGTACAAGCTGCAAGGCAGATGTCCGCAAGAACTGCTGGGTATTTGAGACGCAGCCAATGGATACCTTAAAAGACGATTCCAACACTCCTCCTTTGACGAAAGAAGAAATCATTGCGGGTAATGTGAGATCAGCCAGACATTACTTTGAAACGATTCCAAGTGACGAGCTGAAGGAGTTGGCAGAGGTGGGGAAGCTGAAAAAAACCGTAGCACTTAATGAAGAGAAGGGTGACGTTAGACATCAGAAATGGAGATTTGAAAGCCATCCGCTGGAACATAttagagaggagaagaaagaagttATCCGAACCATTGACCTGGAGGAAATTGATAAAGTGGATGTGTCAAACTACAAGCAAATCTTCGAGAGCACAGACGTCAGCATGAGGGACGAATCACAAAAGATTGTCATTGAGGGTGTAACATCCGGCGCCGTGAAATCAAACAAGAACTTGTTTGAGTCCACTCCGCTGTATGCCATGCAGGACAGCTCAGGACACTTCCACGAGGTGAAGACGGTGCGTCGTGAGGAGGTGGTGAAAGGAGACGTGACAACATGCAAATGGATGTTCGAAACACGACCGATAGATCAGTTTGATCAGAGCATTGACAAATATCAGGTCATTCAAGGCATCTCGAAACAGGAAGTTGAGTCTGGTGACGTCAAAACTGCAAAGTGGTTGTTTGAAACCCAGCCTCTGGATGCCATCAAGTACTTCAGCAACATTGAAGACGAAGAAGTTGTGgagaaaagtaaaaatgttgaCGTGATGAAGGGTGATGTGAAAACCTGCAAGTGGCTGTTCGAGACGAAACCAATGGACGTCCTGTACGAAAGAGTGGAGTTAAAGGGTGAGAATGAAGTTGAAGAAATGCACAAGGGGGATGTGAAAACCTGCACGTGGCTGTTTGAGACACAAGCGCTCGATACCATCCACGACGAGACAGAAACCGTTTTGAGGACATGCACTGTGAAGCAAGAGGACATCAGCGGAAAAGATGTAAGGATGGCCTGCTTCCTCTTCGAGACAGAGAAACTGGAGAACCTCGTTGGGGAGGAGGCAGACTCCTTCAAGCGCGTCACAGAGATAGACATCGCATCCGGAGATGTGTCGAGGATGAAGTATATATTTGAAAACCAAACATCCGACATCATGACATCGACCTCCGAGGAATCGATGCAAAAGCTCAAGAGAGTCCAGACTGAGGACATACAGAGAGGAAATGTCGTGAACTGCAAGTGGCTTTTTGAAAACCAATCAATAGACACCATACGCGATAGCCAAGAGGAATCTGTGAGCAGTCGCACAGTGAATGATGTACAAGGCGGAGATGTAAATAAAGGACGTTTCATCTTTGAGACCTGCTCCTTAGATAAAATCCATGAAGTGACTTCAGAGATGGATATGATCCGAACAGGAAGAATTACCTGTGATGAAGAAGAGAAGGGTGACGTGAGGAATTACACCATGATGTTTGAAACTCAGCCCCTTTACGCCATTCAGGATAAAGAGGGTCATTATCATGAGGTCACGACTGTCACCAGCGAGGAGGTGACTCGTGGAGACGTTGTTGGCACCCGGTGGCTGTTTGAAACCAAGCCCCTCGACGCCATCAAGGACACGGACGAGGTTTATATCATCAAATCCGTCACTCAGCAGGATGTGCAAAAGGGAGACGTCATGTCAGCTAAATGGAAATTCGAGACGCAGCCTCTTGATAGGATTGCTGAGGAAAAGAGGCCTTTAACAAAAACTGTGGAGGACATCCAAGGTGGCAATgtcaaaatgaataaacatcGTTTTGAGTCTGATAATTCGTCACAGGGGAGCGTTAAAACTGTTAACGTCAGTGAAATACAAAAGGGCGACGTCAGGACGGCAAAGTGGAGGTTTGAAACTCAATCAATTGACAAAATACGAAGCATGAGCTCTGAAAATCTGATTGAAACGGTCAAGAAGGAAGAGGTCGCAAAGGGGGATGTTAAACAATCAGTGTGGCTTTTTGAGAAAAATCCTCTTGACCACATTAAAGAAACAGACGAAGAAGAGAACACAGCGGCCCCTCAGGAGGAGATTCCCAAAGCAGACGTGAAGACAACAACATGGCTGTTTGAAACCACGCCACTGAACGACTTTAATGAGACCAAAATAGAAAGAACAGAAATCTTAGGCAAGAGCGTCAAAGGAACGCTAGAGGAACTTTATAGTCAGAAAATGGTAAAGTCGAAGGGAATTCTCATTGAAACCGATGAAATTGGCGACGTCAGGATGGCAAAATACCAGCTGATGAACAAAGAGGCTCCAGAAATCCAGCGAGAGGAAGTCATCCGGGGAGACCTGCAGACTATTATGATGAACCTGCTGAAcagacaggagaggaaggagcagCAGATCGTTATAGATTCAGAGGAGAAGGGGAATATCAGCTCTACGGTGCAACAGCTATTCAGCCAAGAGAGATCAAGCAGTATTGATAGGGAGGAAGTATTACGTGGTGACATTCAGGAGGCTATAAACAACCTGTTCACTGAGGACAGCTCCGCCAAGCATGGAATACTCATCCAGGAAGATGAAAGAGGAGATGTGCAGATGACAATATATTCCCTCATGAATCAACAAGACAATGTAAACGTTGAAAAGGAGGATATTGTAAAAGGAGACATCAGGAGTGCTCTTAAAAGATTGTCTAGCGAAGACAAGCCTGATCAGACAGTGAAGATCAGAGTCGATGATGCAGAAAAAGGAAATGTCAACTTTTACTCGACGTGCATTGAATCTGGAGCTCTCGACTATCTGAAACAGCTCCACTTAGGACCCGATGAGACGCCGTCCGATAATCCGAATAAAATGGAGATTGTCGGTGGTGATATCAAGGGCACAAAGCTCATCCTTGGCCGTAATCAGACACAAATTGAGCGAACGGTCGAGGATGTTATACCCGGGGATGTTCACAACGCGGTGAAGGTGTTTATGACAGAACCAGCCCTCTCTCTAGAAGGACTCCAGAAGGAGGAGATCGTCAAAGGTGATTTAAGAGCTGCTTTGAATTCATTGTCTGAGTCAGTAAATCAGACAGTCGTactggagaaggaggaggtggtgaaaGGCAACATACCAAAAGCCCTGCGCTGTTTGGAGAGGGCTCAGAGGCAGTACAAAGAGGTGGAGAAGCCAGACATCGTGCCAGGAAATATCAAAGGGGCTCTACGGTCCCTCGAGAAATCGTCAACATCCAGGGTTGAAGCTGCTGTTGAGGATTTAGTCCCCGGAGATGTCAAGGCTACGCTGAAATCACTGGAGCTGGCAAAGAAGGCCGTGAGAGAAGTTGAAAAGGAAGAAATCATTCGGGGTGATATTCACACGGCAATGCAGAGTCTGCATGATGCCTCCAGTGAAAGAAGGGTGTGTCAGCAGGAGGTAGATGTTCAGGGAGATGTCAGAGGAACAATCCAGCTGTTAATGGACGCTCCAGCTTCACCAAAGCTGCAGAGGAGTTCAAGCTTCGAAGAGGAAGTAAAAGGCGACGTCAAGATGTCCATTAAGTCACTGTATGAGACACAGGAACAGGTGCAGCTGGATAAAGAGGAAGTGATCAAGGGGAACGTTAAAGGCACGATAAAATCACTGATGGAAACAGCACAGCGTGTTTCACCTAAAGTCAAACTGGGAGCGTACAGAAGAACTAAGGTCAAGCAGAGTCCTCCTGTTAAGAACCTGAATCTAGATGCAGAGAGAAACGTACAGAAGATCAAAACAGCAAAAGTGGTGGAGTCATCAAGAGAGAGTCACTCTACGTCTAACGAAACTGAAATTAACAGCACAAATTCATACACCGTCGAGCAGTCCGCTCAGCAAACTGTGGTGCAGCACAAAACCATTACCCAAAGCCACGGcatcaaaacagtgaaaacggAGTTTCGGAATCTTAAATCGAATCAAAAGGGGATGATAAAACAAGGCAAAACTCAAGTGAAAACCGATGCGTACATCCTAAAAGCCCAAACACCAGAGCCTGAACtacccctcccaccaccacctccaccagtgACAGATGctgaccttcctcctcctcccactcctcctcctcctccctctgctgatATTGATCAggtccttcctccacctccaccgctCACCAGCGAGCAagattttcttcctcctcctccctctcaacAAGAGCTGGAGAGCATCCATCCCTCACCAGCCAAAGCAAAGAAGATGACGGTGAAGAAAGTGAAAGGTCCTGCTGTGCACCCAGTCCCAAAGCTGGAATCCAAAGTGGAAGTCTGTAAGacgcagcaggtggaggctaCGTCGGAGAAAGTGGTGAAAATGAGTCAAAgccaaataaaaacaacaacacagacatCAAAAGCTATTCCGTATGAAATTCCTCCCCCATCTCCGTCGCCTCAGCCACTGAAGAAAGTTTACATTTCTCCTGTGAAattcaccccccctccctctcctcctcctttcatgAGAGGGAAAATGACCAAATTCAACACGGCGTTGATTAAAGCAGAGGAGAAGTACCGGAAGTTGCGGGAGGAGAACACGCCGCCAACCACACCGACTCCACCTCTGGCTCACGACTCGGTTGTTTCTGCTCTGGAGACGCTTTCAGCCAAAGACGCACAGCAGACCAGAGACGAAAAGGCAGGACTGAGTGTTCATTCAGAGTTTCGATCAAGTGATTCATCCAAGCAGGTTCTCGTCTCAAATGTCAACGTTCATCAAGACAAAGTCCTCGCAGGTTCTGCAATGATATCATCTGCTCAACAGCAAATTGTCGCTAATGAGACATCTAAGGTTGTCTCAGTTCAAAAGACCTCAACCGTCTCCACTGTTCGACAACAGACGCACACAACTACACAGAAATCAGTGTCTGTTTCATCCAAGCAGTCTGCTCAGTCTGCCATGACTGATGAAGTCCAGACCTCAATTAGTGCTGCAAAAACAGAGAGCATTATGGATGATGCAAAGATGCAGTCTAATCATCACAAAGCAAAAGGCTCCAGCAAATCTGAGGATAAAACGGAAGACAAAACACCAGCTGAGAAGGTGAAAGCAGAAGCCGTAAGAATGCAGTTGCCTGATCCAGCttccaaaaaagaaacttcaaaagaaaatataaaggaGCCCAGGTCAGAGCAGAGTGATAATAAGAAGAAAACGGATCATTCTCCCACAAAAAGCCAGGAAAGTGCTTTTAATCAGCCAGTGCAAACAGAAACAGTAACCGCAAATACAAATGGTAAATCAGGGAAAGCAAaccaaaaattgaaaaagaacaaTAAGCAAGAAAAGCAAGCGGAGATAAAAGTGTCCAGTGAGAGTGAGAAACAAAGTGCTTCAGAAGATTACAGAGTAGAAGTAAAGGAAACTGCTGTGGTGAAAGTGATCGATGAACCGAAAGAAGTAAAGACAGATTTAAAGCCAGAGATTAAGAAAGTTACcacgtctcctcctgctgcttctgtgcCTGCTGTTACTGTGAGCAATGCTGGGAGTCAACCAGAGACTCAGACtgcaacaaagaagaagaagaagtccaAGAAGTCCAAAGGAGCTGTGCAATTACTTCAAAGTAAAGAAATTTTAATGGATACGAAAACAGAggcaacagaaaacaagaaaaccaaGTCAGAAAAAACACACCAAGCTCAGGAAACAGTCACAGTTTCCCAAATTCACAAAAGTATGAAAGAAGAGCACATTCAAGTCAGGAGAGAAGTCATTACCACAGAAAGTAAAGATGATGAGAATTCCCAGCAACAAAAAGCAGTTCAAAAGCATGTGAAGGGATCTCAGAAGAGAGAAATGACAGTTACTCAGCAGAGCGCAAAGGAACCACCGGAAGAAAGTAGGAATGTCCCAATTACAGTGACAGGCGAGTCAGAACAAAATGAACTGTTAAAGTCTACAactgagaggaaagaggagtCTCAGAGGCAAAAGGTCCAAGTGTTAATCTCTCACATCTCAGAGATACAGAGAGGTTCAAGAGAGGCTGATTCTGAAACTGTGAAGAGCCTGCTAAGTACAATACCAGACTGGCTCCTAACTCCGGAAAGAAAACGTGAACTTCTGGGATCTGTGACAGTTAGTGATGtacaaaaaaatgaggaaattcTCTCACTTGTCTGGAAACTAGCAGAGGCAGAGCTAATGCTTCTAGACagcgaaacgctggaaaagcacGAATGTGAGTCCGTTTCTGAAAAAGCAGCCTCTGGTGCGGCAATGCCGAGAATAGCCAAAATCAGCATTGGCTCTGCCAAAGTTGAGAAccaaacaaagagaaagacctcacaggaaaaacaaagagaagaagtgaGTTTGTGCAAGTCTGTTGACCTTCGGGCTCCGTCACCTTTGCTCAGGATGCGTTCTCCCTCGCCAACATTTATCACCATCGAGTCGACGCGAAGAACAGACTCTCCTCAGAGGGTTACTCCGTCTCCGACTCTGCTGCACAGGCCGCCCACGCctcccacgccgccgccgcggaggTGCGACACCCCCACGTCGCGCCTCAACAGAATCACACCTTCCCCGACCTTTGACAGAGCGGAAAATTTGCCTCGGCTGAAGGACACCACAGCAAAGCTCTCACGAGGCGTCACCCCACCGCCACCGCTTCCAAATCAAATCCCGGAGAAGAAATCAGAGATTGTGGAGTCGCCTCCCTCCTTCCATCGCCAAATCAAAATCGAGTCTCAGGTGGTGGAAACCTCTGGGATGCTGATTGCAACAGAAAAGCCAAAAAAGAGCTTATCCGAGGAGGCTCGGCTCCCCGATGTCAATAATGCGCCTGCGAAAGGTGAAGCTGATATTCTGAAAGATTTGAATGCAAATGAAATACAGACTGAGGCACAGATCCATGCAGCATCAGGTCAGACCGACCCAGGTCTGGAGGAGACTTCAGATAGTTCAGAGCTATCATCCGCATCTGTCAAAGAGAAGCGGGAGTTTTACGAAGAGGCTCGAAAGGCAGAAATTAATAAGATTTATGTGCGAAAGGAGCCCATTGCTATCCCAGAGCGGCTGGGCTCCGACACAGAAGAGTGCGAGGCAGACaatgaggagagagaaaaggatgAGCTTCCCAGGGCCGACATGTCGAGTCTTGTAAACAAATTTGAATCAccagaagaaaaaatatatatcagaAAAGAGCTTATGCCACTCACAGAGCGTCTTCACAGTGACACCGAAAACCCAAAGTGTGACGACGAGAAAGCACACATCCTGGAACAGGAAATGCCAGCATTTGACATCCAGgctattaaaaatgtttttgaactggGTGAGCAAAGTTTCTCattcaaagaagaaaagacgGATCAGGAGGAGCTTGTGTCAAGCCTGACTGAAACAACAGCCGACACTTCAAAAGGGGAAAGTCCTCCGGAGACGGAGGGGGGCTCTCAGCACGGCGGCCCCCTCCCTCTGCAGAAAACTGGGCTCGAAACTGTTGCAGCGAAACCGTCAGCCTTCTCTGAAACCAAATCAATCACGGAGCATTTCTCAAATGTTGACGAATTCGGCACCAAGGTCACCGGAACGAGGACGGCCGTCACCGAGCACTCGGAGAGCGTGTCAACTCAGCGGGCTCCGTTCTCCTACGCCGACGCCGTCAAGAGAAAAGCCGCCGCCAGGCGGACGGAGACGTACGACGAAGACGCCACGGAGAGACTGCTGAGGAATTTCCACGAGACGTGGACAGAGAGCGAGACGGTTTTTAAGAGCTTGGGCTACACTGTTTCTGAGGAGTCGTCGCAAGTGTCTCACCACACCGAGATTGTCTCATCGG ACTCGAGTGCCGAAGTCGGAGCTCTGCACGGCGTGTCGGAGGAGAGCCTACCCGATGGATGCGCTGATAGTGGACAAAAAGAAGTACCATAA